From Haloarcula hispanica ATCC 33960, the proteins below share one genomic window:
- a CDS encoding DEAD/DEAH box helicase codes for MTVEEPADRDEDSDPAELELDAVYDAIDAVGRPHLTATEFSRKTDLTPDEAREALERLADDGDIERQDVSEVESVWYPADIAEVTDRERVVLFPDRREVVVEHPDQFTRAQLSQFARLQDTNRSGGYVYELREEDIWAAPHESLDALLTTMRDVLGERSPHLEEWVTSQWERARKFRLKTHEDGYVVLEAESDDLMGNVARPKLDDDHLRAPISDSESWVNEDATAEIKRTLYEAGYPVRDDRDLETGDAIEMDLRLRLRDYQQDWVERFTEQGSGVFVGPPGSGKTVAAMGAMAAISGETLILVPSRELATQWHDELVRHTTLTDDDIGEYHGGEKNIRPVTIATYRTAGMDRHRKLFDQRKWGLIVFDEVHHVPSPIHRRSADLQTKHRLGLTATPTRESDDEEEIFTLIGPPIGTDWGKLFDEGYVAEPEVEIRLVPWGNETEQSEYSSTSGHDRRQAAASNTGKIDEIHYALAENPAAKALVFIEYLDQGEAISEAIDAPFISGETPHARREKLFDEFRRGELNTLVVSRVGDEGIDLPDAELAIVASGLGGSRRQGAQRAGRTMRPAGDARMVILATRGTTEEDFVRRQMRHLASKGIRVTETEAEAVEPPEAEE; via the coding sequence GTGACAGTCGAGGAGCCAGCAGACCGAGACGAGGACTCGGACCCCGCAGAACTCGAACTCGACGCCGTCTACGACGCTATCGATGCCGTCGGCCGCCCACATCTGACGGCGACGGAGTTCTCCCGGAAAACGGACCTGACGCCAGACGAGGCCCGGGAAGCACTGGAGCGCCTCGCCGACGACGGCGACATCGAGCGCCAGGACGTGTCCGAGGTCGAGTCCGTGTGGTACCCGGCGGACATCGCCGAGGTGACAGACCGCGAGCGCGTCGTTCTGTTCCCCGACCGCCGCGAAGTGGTCGTCGAACACCCCGACCAGTTCACGCGGGCGCAACTCTCACAGTTCGCGCGCCTGCAGGACACCAACCGTTCGGGTGGGTACGTGTACGAACTCCGCGAGGAGGACATCTGGGCCGCGCCACACGAGTCTCTAGACGCCCTCCTGACGACGATGCGGGACGTGCTGGGCGAGCGCTCGCCCCACCTCGAAGAGTGGGTGACGAGCCAGTGGGAGCGCGCCCGGAAGTTCCGCCTGAAGACCCACGAGGACGGCTACGTCGTCCTCGAAGCCGAGAGCGATGACCTGATGGGCAACGTCGCCCGGCCGAAACTCGACGACGACCACCTCCGGGCCCCCATCTCGGATTCGGAGTCGTGGGTCAACGAGGACGCGACCGCCGAGATCAAGCGCACGCTGTACGAGGCGGGCTATCCGGTCCGTGACGACCGCGACTTAGAGACCGGCGACGCCATCGAGATGGACCTCCGCCTGCGCCTGCGGGATTACCAGCAGGACTGGGTCGAGCGGTTCACCGAGCAGGGCTCTGGCGTGTTCGTCGGCCCGCCGGGGTCGGGCAAGACCGTCGCCGCGATGGGGGCGATGGCCGCTATCAGCGGTGAGACGTTGATTCTCGTCCCCTCGCGCGAACTCGCGACCCAGTGGCACGACGAACTGGTCCGGCACACGACCCTGACCGACGACGACATCGGCGAGTACCACGGCGGCGAGAAGAACATCCGGCCGGTCACCATCGCAACCTACCGCACCGCGGGGATGGACCGCCACCGGAAGCTGTTCGACCAGCGCAAGTGGGGCCTCATCGTCTTCGACGAGGTCCATCACGTCCCGTCGCCGATTCACCGCCGGAGTGCGGACCTCCAGACCAAACACCGGCTGGGCCTGACCGCCACGCCGACGCGGGAGAGCGACGACGAGGAGGAGATATTCACGCTCATCGGCCCGCCCATCGGGACAGATTGGGGCAAACTGTTCGACGAGGGCTACGTGGCCGAACCCGAGGTCGAAATCCGCCTCGTACCGTGGGGCAACGAGACCGAGCAGTCCGAGTACAGTTCCACGTCGGGCCACGACCGCCGACAGGCTGCCGCCAGCAACACCGGAAAGATTGACGAGATACACTACGCGCTGGCCGAGAACCCCGCCGCGAAGGCGCTTGTGTTCATCGAGTACCTCGACCAGGGCGAGGCCATCAGCGAGGCCATCGACGCGCCGTTCATCAGCGGCGAGACGCCACACGCCCGCCGGGAGAAACTGTTCGACGAGTTCCGCCGGGGCGAACTGAACACGCTGGTCGTCTCCCGCGTCGGTGACGAGGGCATCGACCTCCCCGACGCCGAACTCGCCATCGTCGCTTCTGGACTGGGCGGGTCCCGTCGGCAGGGCGCACAGCGGGCCGGGCGGACGATGCGCCCCGCCGGCGACGCCCGGATGGTCATTCTCGCGACGCGAGGGACCACAGAGGAAGACTTCGTCCGCCGCCAGATGCGCCACCTCGCTTCGAAGGGTATCCGCGTGACCGAGACGGAGGCCGAGGCCGTCGAGCCACCCGAAGCCGAA
- a CDS encoding Na+/H+ antiporter NhaC family protein, with the protein MVEGIAAGPWSVVPALVAIGLAWYTRDALIGLFVGIVITGVLVGALHPQAVGVPSDLITAGGEVATVQPQAEDGSPWTVGVGGIVLGALFGLKLVPEIIATAPLFGEWYVKNVLLAIFAIGGLIGLMIRAGAIQGVLEALVARAESAADAEKAAFLAGIAIHIDDYFNCLVVGSMMRPLTDKFDVSRAKLAYYVDSAGSPASRLAFYSTWGAAMVGFIGGGLVEAQQQGTLPSGMTNFVNTGGEQVTAATGAVWPLFFNTLFTGFYSWIALGLAGLVAWQVVPNIYGMGTEESRARNEGKVVGDDADPMISAEMDEYEVSETATPDWRNFAWPILTMIVVGLGAMFWRASPVIYVKGKEGMGATLLQLGSWQLITPPSGPWAFNIGGVQLGLASFSALILAFLLYRWKGDIPSNDDATDAMMVGFKGILLAAVILMFASSIQNAVTILGISSFVTNVFGGVPAFIIPVGVFLVTSFVSFSDGSSWSTYGIMFPIAIPLAFSTGANLPLVLGAVFSGGIFGDHTSPISDTTVLASSTSGSDHMVHVRSQAPYALIAAGIAAALFLVFGLVLPEGFRVIPY; encoded by the coding sequence ATGGTTGAGGGAATCGCGGCTGGACCGTGGTCTGTCGTTCCCGCGCTCGTCGCTATCGGTCTCGCTTGGTACACCCGGGACGCTCTTATCGGGCTGTTCGTGGGCATCGTCATCACAGGCGTGCTGGTCGGCGCATTACACCCCCAGGCTGTCGGGGTCCCGTCCGATCTGATCACCGCCGGCGGTGAGGTGGCGACCGTTCAGCCACAGGCAGAAGACGGGAGTCCCTGGACGGTCGGCGTCGGTGGCATCGTACTCGGAGCGCTCTTCGGGCTGAAGCTCGTGCCGGAAATCATCGCCACGGCCCCGCTGTTCGGGGAATGGTACGTCAAGAACGTCCTGCTCGCCATCTTCGCCATCGGCGGGCTGATCGGACTAATGATTCGAGCCGGTGCGATACAGGGCGTGCTGGAGGCGCTGGTGGCGCGGGCTGAATCCGCCGCAGACGCCGAGAAGGCCGCTTTCCTGGCCGGTATCGCAATCCACATCGACGACTACTTCAACTGTCTCGTGGTCGGCTCGATGATGCGCCCGCTGACCGACAAGTTCGACGTCTCGCGGGCCAAACTGGCCTACTACGTCGACTCAGCGGGGTCCCCGGCGTCCCGGCTCGCGTTCTACTCGACGTGGGGAGCGGCGATGGTCGGCTTCATCGGAGGCGGCCTCGTCGAGGCACAGCAGCAGGGGACGCTGCCCTCGGGCATGACCAACTTCGTGAACACCGGCGGCGAGCAGGTCACCGCGGCGACCGGTGCCGTCTGGCCGCTGTTTTTCAACACGCTGTTTACCGGCTTCTACTCCTGGATCGCGCTCGGTCTCGCGGGACTCGTCGCGTGGCAGGTCGTGCCAAACATCTACGGGATGGGGACGGAGGAATCCCGAGCGAGAAACGAGGGGAAAGTCGTCGGCGACGACGCCGACCCGATGATTTCCGCGGAGATGGACGAGTACGAGGTGTCAGAGACCGCGACGCCGGACTGGCGGAACTTCGCCTGGCCGATTCTCACCATGATCGTCGTCGGCCTCGGCGCGATGTTCTGGCGGGCCAGCCCCGTCATCTACGTCAAGGGGAAGGAAGGGATGGGGGCCACGCTGCTCCAGCTCGGCAGTTGGCAGCTCATCACGCCGCCGAGCGGCCCGTGGGCGTTCAACATCGGCGGCGTCCAGTTGGGTCTCGCGTCCTTCTCGGCACTCATCCTCGCCTTCCTGCTGTATCGCTGGAAGGGCGACATCCCGTCCAACGACGATGCCACCGACGCGATGATGGTCGGCTTCAAGGGCATCCTCCTTGCGGCCGTCATCCTGATGTTCGCCAGTTCCATCCAGAACGCGGTGACGATACTGGGTATTTCGTCGTTCGTGACGAACGTCTTCGGCGGCGTGCCGGCGTTCATCATTCCGGTGGGCGTCTTCCTCGTGACTTCCTTTGTTAGCTTCTCCGATGGCTCGTCGTGGTCGACCTACGGCATCATGTTCCCCATCGCCATCCCGCTCGCGTTCTCGACGGGCGCGAACCTCCCGCTCGTCCTCGGCGCGGTGTTCAGCGGCGGCATCTTCGGCGACCACACCTCGCCCATCAGCGACACGACCGTCCTCGCGTCGTCGACGAGCGGGAGCGACCACATGGTCCACGTCCGGAGTCAAGCGCCCTACGCTCTCATCGCGGCAGGTATCGCGGCCGCGCTGTTCCTCGTGTTCGGGCTGGTGCTCCCCGAAGGGTTCCGCGTCATCCCGTACTGA
- a CDS encoding glycosyltransferase, with the protein MRVAVVAMETSQYRDTVGRTRLERVATELAAAGHDVTVFCSQWWPGFDNQRERDGVTYRAVTVSPTVPSFCVRLPAMLARFRPDVVHVHPTPSSVALAAKTGATLSRAPLLTEWYGDEDVPESRRANLALRASDCLVTPSELVRTRVRERGATADQTAILPQSIDMDLVREVDPDEEIDVVYAHRLDGSANVESLLLGLAELRQKGWSATIIGDGPEREYYEQEAADLRIDDRVTFAGACDIEERVSIYKGAHVFVQTAFRECFATDLLWAMACGCIGIVEYQAESSAHELIEQRDRAFRVTNPQEIADKIAESADFERRTVDESCAEFDHAQVRAEYEDLYESRIEETGLF; encoded by the coding sequence ATGCGTGTCGCGGTCGTCGCCATGGAGACGAGTCAGTACCGGGACACAGTGGGACGGACCCGGCTGGAGCGGGTGGCTACCGAACTCGCCGCTGCCGGTCACGACGTGACCGTGTTCTGTTCGCAGTGGTGGCCGGGATTCGACAATCAGCGCGAGCGCGACGGCGTCACGTACCGCGCCGTCACCGTCTCGCCGACCGTCCCCTCCTTCTGTGTCCGCCTTCCGGCCATGCTCGCCCGGTTCCGCCCGGATGTCGTCCACGTTCACCCGACGCCGTCGTCGGTCGCACTCGCGGCCAAGACCGGTGCAACGCTCTCTCGCGCGCCGCTTCTCACGGAGTGGTATGGGGACGAAGACGTGCCCGAAAGCCGCCGGGCCAACCTCGCGCTCCGCGCGTCGGACTGTCTCGTCACCCCCTCCGAACTCGTCCGCACGCGGGTCCGCGAGCGGGGAGCGACGGCGGACCAGACCGCGATTCTCCCACAGAGCATCGACATGGATCTTGTCCGGGAAGTCGACCCCGACGAGGAGATCGACGTGGTGTACGCCCATCGGCTGGACGGCAGCGCGAACGTCGAGTCGCTGCTGCTCGGACTGGCGGAACTCAGACAGAAGGGTTGGTCGGCGACGATCATCGGCGACGGCCCGGAGCGGGAGTACTACGAACAGGAGGCGGCCGACCTCCGCATCGACGACCGCGTGACCTTCGCTGGCGCGTGCGACATCGAGGAGCGCGTCTCGATCTACAAGGGTGCGCACGTATTCGTCCAGACGGCATTCCGAGAGTGTTTCGCAACGGACCTCCTCTGGGCGATGGCCTGTGGCTGTATCGGCATCGTGGAGTACCAGGCCGAGTCGTCGGCCCACGAACTCATCGAGCAGCGCGACCGTGCCTTCCGGGTGACGAACCCACAGGAAATCGCCGACAAAATCGCCGAATCGGCCGACTTCGAGCGCCGGACCGTCGACGAGTCCTGTGCCGAGTTCGACCACGCACAGGTCCGTGCAGAGTACGAGGACCTGTACGAGTCACGTATCGAGGAGACCGGTCTTTTCTAA
- a CDS encoding DUF2339 domain-containing protein, with translation MSDDDDLEAEVRDLRAEVDALQTRITALESKLDTDPPPSVGDETATTEADTAAPESEATHGSETAPETGETADSDAPVDERNWERDIGMKWLGGVGGLALVVGVVFFIRLAIEAGYLGPLGRVLTGTAGGLILLAGGRYAAERQGYDRWGRLVAGTGLAIAYFSVYAAYGFESYRAAIGAPLWAVLLVLTALVAATAVLSVRDHAPAVAGEAFLLGYVTAYVGLDAASFVVSPAYVVLLTAGLVTIAAVRPWSRLVLGSVLPAYVLHIAWMNRLEPPEAVATAVLVATFAVYAAGVYVLRASDRTDRWHRRLVEATTGLNAVFAAILLEGVVRRLIPTAPDGVAVGAVGLALGGVYAVTESRLGQQDSAAGVLAVVLLAISVVLGADPFLATAGLLLLLCGALALGFRRDARAVRIGGHLVAVGTVAKLLAVDATELPAFSLADPLATAMGRPAAYLLGIAVFYALGRWFGGASTTVPSTDRELSVAAPYVWTATGLAVVLLGLELSGAGLSVAWAVLGLAFVGVGLALDDRSRRLQGVVVLGLVTTKVFLYDTQGLDTLARTLSFLVLGGILLVASYAYARWQGEEPLKRLAG, from the coding sequence ATGAGCGATGATGACGACCTCGAAGCGGAAGTACGTGACCTCCGCGCCGAGGTCGATGCCCTCCAGACACGCATCACCGCCCTGGAATCGAAACTGGACACCGACCCGCCTCCGTCTGTCGGGGACGAAACTGCAACCACTGAAGCGGACACGGCGGCTCCCGAATCGGAGGCCACACACGGTTCGGAGACAGCGCCAGAGACCGGCGAGACAGCCGACAGCGACGCGCCTGTCGACGAGCGGAACTGGGAGCGCGACATCGGGATGAAGTGGCTCGGCGGGGTCGGCGGGCTCGCGCTGGTGGTCGGCGTCGTCTTCTTCATTCGTCTGGCTATCGAAGCGGGCTACCTCGGCCCGCTCGGGCGTGTGCTCACCGGCACAGCGGGCGGGCTCATACTGCTCGCGGGCGGTCGGTACGCCGCCGAGCGGCAGGGCTACGACCGATGGGGTCGGCTCGTCGCGGGGACCGGCCTCGCCATCGCGTATTTCAGCGTCTACGCGGCCTACGGCTTCGAGTCGTACCGCGCCGCCATCGGAGCGCCGCTGTGGGCGGTCCTGCTCGTCCTGACGGCTCTCGTGGCCGCCACCGCGGTTCTCTCGGTGCGGGACCACGCGCCGGCCGTTGCCGGTGAGGCGTTCCTGCTGGGATACGTCACGGCCTACGTCGGACTCGACGCCGCGTCCTTCGTCGTCTCGCCGGCCTACGTCGTGCTTCTCACGGCCGGGCTGGTGACCATCGCCGCCGTCCGGCCGTGGAGCCGGCTCGTCCTCGGGAGCGTCCTCCCGGCCTACGTGCTCCACATCGCCTGGATGAACAGGCTAGAGCCACCCGAAGCGGTTGCCACCGCTGTTCTCGTCGCGACGTTCGCCGTCTACGCCGCTGGTGTGTACGTGCTCCGTGCAAGCGACCGAACGGACCGATGGCACCGCCGACTGGTGGAAGCGACGACCGGGCTCAATGCCGTGTTCGCCGCGATCCTGCTGGAAGGCGTCGTTCGTCGACTCATCCCGACAGCGCCGGACGGGGTGGCTGTCGGCGCAGTCGGACTCGCTCTCGGCGGCGTCTACGCCGTCACGGAGTCACGCCTCGGACAGCAAGACAGCGCGGCTGGGGTGCTGGCCGTCGTGCTACTCGCCATCAGCGTCGTCCTCGGGGCCGACCCGTTCCTCGCGACCGCTGGGCTCCTCCTCCTGCTCTGTGGGGCGCTGGCGCTCGGATTTCGCCGCGACGCGAGGGCAGTTCGTATCGGCGGGCACCTCGTCGCCGTTGGGACCGTCGCCAAACTGCTCGCCGTGGACGCGACCGAATTACCGGCGTTCTCGCTCGCGGACCCGCTGGCGACCGCGATGGGGCGACCAGCCGCATACCTGCTGGGAATCGCGGTCTTCTACGCGCTCGGTCGGTGGTTCGGCGGCGCATCGACGACGGTGCCAAGCACTGACCGCGAACTCTCGGTGGCTGCGCCGTACGTCTGGACAGCGACCGGGCTCGCGGTGGTGCTTCTGGGACTGGAGCTTTCGGGGGCGGGGCTGTCGGTTGCGTGGGCCGTCCTGGGGCTCGCGTTCGTCGGGGTTGGCCTCGCGCTGGACGACCGCAGTCGTCGACTCCAGGGCGTCGTCGTCCTCGGCCTGGTGACGACCAAGGTGTTCCTCTACGACACGCAGGGGCTCGATACGCTCGCCCGGACCCTCTCGTTCCTCGTACTGGGTGGCATCCTCCTCGTCGCCTCGTACGCGTACGCCCGCTGGCAGGGTGAGGAGCCACTCAAGCGACTAGCTGGATAA